Within Lactobacillus amylovorus DSM 20531, the genomic segment AGAAAACTAAGATTGTTAGTACTTTAGGGCCAGCTTCAAACGATATTGAAACTATTACCGCTTTAGCAAAAGCTGGTGCAAACGTATTCCGTTTCAATTTCTCACACGGTGACCACCCAGAACACCTTGCTCGTATGAAGATGGTTCGTCAAGTGGAAAAGGATACTGGTTTGCTTCTTGGTATCGACCTTGACACTAAGGGTGCTGAAATCAGAACCACTGAACAAGAAGGTGGCAAGTTTACTATTAACACCGGTGACATGATCCGTGTATCAATGGATGCTACCAAGAAGGGTAACAAGGACATGATCCACGTTACCTACGATGGTTTGTACGATGATACTCACGTTGGTGGTCACGTATTAATCGATGACGGTTTGGTTGACCTTTTGATCAAGGAAAAGGACGACTCAAAGAGAGAATTAGTTTGTGAAGCTCAAAACACTGGTGTTATCGGTTCAAAGAAGGGTGTTAACGCTCCTGGCGTTGAAATCCGCCTCCCAGGTATCACTGAAAAGGATACTGACGACATCAAGTTCGGTTTGAAGTTCGGTATTAACTTCATTACTGCTTCATTTGCACGTAAAGCTCAAGATATCTTAGATATCCGTAAGCTTTGTGAAGAAGCAGGTGCAGACTACGTTAAGATCTTCCCTAAGATTGAATCACAAGAAGGTATTGACAACGCTGACGAAATCTTGCAAGTATCAGATGGTTTGATGGTTGCTCGTGGTGACATGGGTGTTGAAATTCCATTCATGGAAGTTCCATTTGTACAAAAGAGCTTAATCCGTAAGGCTAACGCACTTGGTAAGCCAGTTATCACTGCTACCCAAATGCTTGACTCAATGCAAGAAAACCCACGTCCAACTCGTGCCGAAGTTTCAGACGTTGCTAACGCTGTTCTTGATGGTACTGACGCAACTATGCTTTCAGGTGAATCAGCAAACGGTCTTTACCCAGTTAAGGCTGTTAAGGCTATGGCTGAAATTGACGAACGTACTGAAAAGCAAATGCTTAAGCGTAACACTTTAGCACTTCAAAGATTCGAAGCTTACAAGGGTTCAAACGTAACCGAAGCTATTGGTGAATCAGTTGTACGTACTGCTCAAGAATTAGGTGTTAAGACTATCATTACTGCAACTAATTCAGGTTACACTGCACGTATGATTTCTAAATACCGTCCAAACGCAGACATCATTGCATTGACATTCGACGAAAAGATTCAACACTCATTAGGTATTGTTTGGGGCGTTCAACCAGTATTGACTGAAAAGCCTAAATCAACTGATGACATGTTTGAAGTAGCTGCTAAGGTAGCTAAGGAAAAGGGCTTTGTTAAGGATGGCGACCTTGTAATCATCGTTGCCGGTGTTCCAGTTGGTGACTCAGGTACTACTAACTTGATGAAGTTACAAATCATCGGTGACAAGCTTGTTCAAGGTTTAGGTGTTGGTAACGGTTCAGTTATCGGCAAGGCCGTTATAGCAAACTCAGCAGAAGAAGCTAACAGCAAGGTTAAGGAAGGCGACATCTTAGTTGCTAAGACTACTGACCCTGACTACAACCCAGCTATTAAGAAGGCTTCAGGCTTAGTTGTTGAAGCTTCAGGTTTAACTTCACACGCAGCAGTTATCGGCTTATCATTAGGTATCCCAGTTGTTGTTGGTGCTACTGACGCAACTTCAAAGATTTCTGATGGTTCAACTATTACTGTTGACGCTCGTCGTGGTGCTATCTACCAAGGCGAAATCTCAAACCTTTAATTTAAGATATAAAAAATAAGATTAGCTAATCAAAAAATAGTCAGCATTCGAGCTGGCTATTTTATTTTGCTCAAATTTCACTTATACTTATATATAAGAATATG encodes:
- the pyk gene encoding pyruvate kinase, translating into MKKTKIVSTLGPASNDIETITALAKAGANVFRFNFSHGDHPEHLARMKMVRQVEKDTGLLLGIDLDTKGAEIRTTEQEGGKFTINTGDMIRVSMDATKKGNKDMIHVTYDGLYDDTHVGGHVLIDDGLVDLLIKEKDDSKRELVCEAQNTGVIGSKKGVNAPGVEIRLPGITEKDTDDIKFGLKFGINFITASFARKAQDILDIRKLCEEAGADYVKIFPKIESQEGIDNADEILQVSDGLMVARGDMGVEIPFMEVPFVQKSLIRKANALGKPVITATQMLDSMQENPRPTRAEVSDVANAVLDGTDATMLSGESANGLYPVKAVKAMAEIDERTEKQMLKRNTLALQRFEAYKGSNVTEAIGESVVRTAQELGVKTIITATNSGYTARMISKYRPNADIIALTFDEKIQHSLGIVWGVQPVLTEKPKSTDDMFEVAAKVAKEKGFVKDGDLVIIVAGVPVGDSGTTNLMKLQIIGDKLVQGLGVGNGSVIGKAVIANSAEEANSKVKEGDILVAKTTDPDYNPAIKKASGLVVEASGLTSHAAVIGLSLGIPVVVGATDATSKISDGSTITVDARRGAIYQGEISNL